GAAGGCCATTGGCCATGAGCTCCTGCAAATGGGGAATGATGGTTGATGGACTATCAACCCATTTTTGTATGACATTACTACATGGTTCCCAGTCATGTGTGAGTCTAGTAACATTGGCATGTAGGGCTTCTTGAACTTCAGGCCTATTCATATAAGCATATACATAGTACTCGCTGCATGGATCAAATTTAAATATCTGCACCACAAAATAACAGAACaatgtaaattacatttttaggAGCAAAAAGTCataatatgatatattataAATGACATCTCTTTTAAATAATGAGTGTgttaaaaatgcatttttaaaactcaaaacattGTTATGCAATTTCAACTCTCATAACTTTTTATAAATGTTCATTTTAAACCCAAAGCGCCGTTTCACAAACTTATACAAACACACCCAATGTTTTTAGACTAATGCAACATGAATGATGCGTGCAACAACTTCTAAAGCTAAAAGCACAtttgtttgttaaaaatttaAGCACCATTGGATCTTAATTAGAAGCATGTATGCAatgaaggaaattaaaaaaaaaaaaaaaaaattacaaaactttttaagaaCTTGGATTCCTTAATTTCCTAACCACTTGCATAGTTTCCCTCTTGTTCTGTTCTTTCTCGTTTCAAACTCACTAGAACAATTTATCATCTTACAGATGTTTTCTTGGGCTGAGCTGTGAGATTGGAAGAGGAGCACAAGGGAGCATAAATGTTATAGATATTGATGTAGGAAATATCCTTCGACGCTGCTTCACTGGCCGCAATGCACTCATGAGACTGAGTGGAGGCATTGGATGAGAAGTtgcaatatttttgtaattgataCACATCTCGGTCTGAAACGATTGCATGGGTCTCAAGGTAATCAAGCATTCCTTGCGTATCTGTTTCATCGTTGATCACTGCATTTCCAATCTGCATTATGAAAACGAAAACATTAAAAAgatatttgttttgtaattCTATAATTACGATGGAAGGaagatttgaactttaaatACATGTTTCTATCTATTAGAAATGTCAAAGATGTTAACCAGTTAAGCTTCAAAATAATTCTAGGCtaaccaataaactaattttaaaattataatacttACTATATACAAGCAGTTTTAGAATTATGTCACTTGCTCTACAACCATTTCAAACTTGAGCCTCTTGAACCGAGAACCCTACCTTTACCTTCATCTCCTTGTTGCTTCACCattattacttttcttttttcaaattaatttttaatcttttttttttttaaacaattcaatagttgggaGAATTTGAATCATGGATACTTCTGTGTAAATTAAACACCAGTCGCCCACATATTTTGACCTTTAATTTGTATAATAAAATCATctataattttcatttgatagTATTTATATCTTATaacttttttaagaaatttcttTTACAAATGGTAAAAGCTGTAACTTAAGAAATCATGGAGTCAAAATGATTTAAATCTCTTATCTCTACACGTGTAATGAGAATATCCTTATTCCTATGATTAGTCAGTCTAGCATATcaacattttactttttttttaaaaaagatatcaatattctcttattttattattaaaaacctTATAACTTAACTAATTGGTACATTCTAAATGTTTGGTGTTTCTAATGAAAACATTTTAGGTTCAGATCTCTTCTACcttattgtaactattgaattatcaacaacccaaaaaataataataataataataaaatactcaTTATATCTATATGTGTGAATATATCTGCAGTCCGCTGTATTTTACAAATTGGTTTAAAAAACAATTTGGGGTTTAAACATCTCAATGATCTTGAATAGTGAATATcagattttaaaattgaaaaaagaaacttacgaaccaaacaaaatttatgaactgttttttgtttatataaacTTCTACCAAACAGATTTTCAATAACTAATTGTACTCTAGAATGTCAATTCACCTTGTAAATCATTTTAAAGTTTATAAGTCATGTGATCACCAAAACGAAGTATGTTGTTAATTACAGTCTAATGTCCTAATTAAGGATGTCTTCCTTCACCATCATGATAATTTTTGAGAATGGAAAGACTAACAAGTAGTGTAACATCTTCAGTAAATTCTTCATTTCGAAAAGCTTAAAGATATATAAACACTTGTAGTGTGACATCTACTCATAGACTATTATCTAATTTACaattgtatgtgtgtgttttgagagagagagagagagatacaatGATTCCTTTGAGGTTGATAATGGTCTTGTTAGCTTTCTTATTATGGAAGAGAATGGTATGAGCAAGTTGAGGAACATAATGCCCGGCATAGCTTTCCCCAGCAACATAAAAATCACGATTCTTGTACTCAGGAAATCTTTTCAGCCAATTCAACAAAAACACATAATTATCTCCTGCAGTTCTTCTATCCCCATTCGTACTATAATCCAATGTTGTGTTGGAATATGAAAAACCTACCCCGGCAGGAGATTCAAGGAACAAAACATTTGCGGCTGATcgaaaagaaattcaaataaataaacatcgAAAatctgtttttggaaaataatgagaattacattattaaattttggaaaaaaaataataaccataaaataaatgttatgAGATATATAGCTATACCATTATTCCATGAAAATTTGTTGTCGTATAGTGTTTTGCCATCACTGTGCACACGAAATGGTCCGAGCTCTTGCATTGCTCCATAAGCAAGAGATGAACAACCAGGACCTATGGAGAAattaagcaagaaaaataatcatCAAATAAGACCATATTATAACTAGGTGGCAGA
This genomic stretch from Quercus robur chromosome 4, dhQueRobu3.1, whole genome shotgun sequence harbors:
- the LOC126723810 gene encoding serine carboxypeptidase-like 40 isoform X2 — encoded protein: MESKPFCWILLSLLILSCFVSQTHEKMQEQTLAYLHNSILKKSSGFDTSFFEAINNFNETSSVHPQEGLKEKDRIERLPGQTQVNFSQYGGYVTVDKSAGRALYYYFVEAQHSKDSLPLLLWLNGGPGCSSLAYGAMQELGPFRVHSDGKTLYDNKFSWNNAANVLFLESPAGVGFSYSNTTLDYSTNGDRRTAGDNYVFLLNWLKRFPEYKNRDFYVAGESYAGHYVPQLAHTILFHNKKANKTIINLKGIIIGNAVINDETDTQGMLDYLETHAIVSDRDVYQLQKYCNFSSNASTQSHECIAASEAASKDISYINIYNIYAPLCSSSNLTAQPKKTSIFKFDPCSEYYVYAYMNRPEVQEALHANVTRLTHDWEPCSNVIQKWVDSPSTIIPHLQELMANGLRVWIFSGDIDGRVPVTSTKYSINKMKLPIKTAWHPWFLTKDQVGGYTQVYEGDLTFATVREAGHQVPSYQPARAFSLIKHFLEGKPLPDISRHN
- the LOC126723810 gene encoding serine carboxypeptidase-like 40 isoform X1, whose translation is MESKPFCWILLSLLILSFCVSQTHEKMQGSQNLVYLHNSTLKKSFGFDTSFFEAIDNFNETSVHPQEGLKEKDRIERLPGQTQVNFSQYGGYVTVDKSAGRALYYYFVEAQHSKDSFPLLLWLNGGPGCSSLAYGAMQELGPFRVHSDGKTLYDNKFSWNNAANVLFLESPAGVGFSYSNTTLDYSTNGDRRTAGDNYVFLLNWLKRFPEYKNRDFYVAGESYAGHYVPQLAHTILFHNKKANKTIINLKGIIIGNAVINDETDTQGMLDYLETHAIVSDRDVYQLQKYCNFSSNASTQSHECIAASEAASKDISYINIYNIYAPLCSSSNLTAQPKKTSIFKFDPCSEYYVYAYMNRPEVQEALHANVTRLTHDWEPCSNVIQKWVDSPSTIIPHLQELMANGLRVWIFSGDIDGRVPVTSTKYSINKMKLPIKTAWHPWFLTKDQVGGYTQVYEGDLTFATVREAGHQVPSYQPARAFSLIKHFLEGKPLPDISRHN
- the LOC126723810 gene encoding serine carboxypeptidase-like 40 isoform X4, with translation MESKPFCWILLSLLILSFCVSQTHEKMQGSQNLVYLHNSTLKKSFGFDTSFFEAIDNFNETSVHPQEGLKEKDRIERLPGQTQVNFSQYGGYVTVDKSAGRALYYYFVEAQHSKDSFPLLLWLNGGPGCSSLAYGAMQELGPFRVHSDGKTLYDNKFSWNNGFSYSNTTLDYSTNGDRRTAGDNYVFLLNWLKRFPEYKNRDFYVAGESYAGHYVPQLAHTILFHNKKANKTIINLKGIIIGNAVINDETDTQGMLDYLETHAIVSDRDVYQLQKYCNFSSNASTQSHECIAASEAASKDISYINIYNIYAPLCSSSNLTAQPKKTSIFKFDPCSEYYVYAYMNRPEVQEALHANVTRLTHDWEPCSNVIQKWVDSPSTIIPHLQELMANGLRVWIFSGDIDGRVPVTSTKYSINKMKLPIKTAWHPWFLTKDQVGGYTQVYEGDLTFATVREAGHQVPSYQPARAFSLIKHFLEGKPLPDISRHN
- the LOC126723810 gene encoding serine carboxypeptidase-like 40 isoform X7, encoding MQELGPFRVHSDGKTLYDNKFSWNNAANVLFLESPAGVGFSYSNTTLDYSTNGDRRTAGDNYVFLLNWLKRFPEYKNRDFYVAGESYAGHYVPQLAHTILFHNKKANKTIINLKGIIIGNAVINDETDTQGMLDYLETHAIVSDRDVYQLQKYCNFSSNASTQSHECIAASEAASKDISYINIYNIYAPLCSSSNLTAQPKKTSIFKFDPCSEYYVYAYMNRPEVQEALHANVTRLTHDWEPCSNVIQKWVDSPSTIIPHLQELMANGLRVWIFSGDIDGRVPVTSTKYSINKMKLPIKTAWHPWFLTKDQVGGYTQVYEGDLTFATVREAGHQVPSYQPARAFSLIKHFLEGKPLPDISRHN
- the LOC126723810 gene encoding serine carboxypeptidase-like 40 isoform X8 — encoded protein: MEEGLMEKDRIERLPGQTQVNFSQYGGYVTVDKSTVVHFTIILLKLNILRIHCLFFFGLMEVLVVHLLLMEQCKSSDHFVCTVMAKHYTTTNFHGIMIGNAVINDETDTQGMLDYLETHAIVSDRDVYQLQKYCNFSSNASTQSHECIAASEAASKDISYINIYNIYAPLCSSSNLTAQPKKTSIFKFDPCSEYYVYAYMNRPEVQEALHANVTRLTHDWEPCSNVIQKWVDSPSTIIPHLQELMANGLRVWIFSGDIDGRVPVTSTKYSINKMKLPIKTAWHPWFLTKDQVGGYTQVYEGDLTFATVREAGHQVPSYQPARAFSLIKHFLEGKPLPDISRHN